A part of Streptomyces sp. NBC_01235 genomic DNA contains:
- a CDS encoding ABC transporter family substrate-binding protein, producing the protein MSHDGVGPRAAQRSVAFLTAGALAVPLLAGCGSADEAGRPLARQDIAPAARGLVAEGGTLRWAVDVVPDTLNTFQSDADATTTRVAQAVLPAMYRLDVNGRPRRDADYLESAKVVDTEPKQVVLYKLNQQAVWSDGREIGAADFAAQWRALSGKDSAYWTARNAGYDRIEKIERGANDLEVRVTFRRPYADWRSLFSPLYPKDVMGTPDSFNDGARTKLKVTAGPFLVKKVDRKNDQVRLTRNPRWWGRPAKLSEIVLTAVPRGERASALAAGKLDLAEVDPAAAQRVDGATNGAAGPLAGPGAGRTAAKALRSWALAHGSDEDAAEDEVQARTKLTRAIAQWERQQKALRAFEVRRSLEPAYTQLALNGAAGPLADERVRRAVARALDRKELAKLVLKPLGLPAQPVGSHLALAGQDAYADNSGALGGQDTSEAQALLADAGWVLGGPVKEQPKGEKAAGSAGKKAADSADGDDGAHVVGEDDKASAETGREEKRHALKGENARKGEDGGQQLAQDGKQYKQLHPGGAPGAYAPKGTAAPKGSAAPAVAAGKALAKNGKALSLRFVLPSGPGSESLAAVAERITRMLAKVGIRTEITKVSDESYFKDHIASGQYDLALYSWPASAFPATDARPIYAKPVPAADGSLSVEQNYTRVGTDQVDQLFDRALSTLDADEERSLIRKADSRIWAAAGSIPLYQRPQLTAVRKTVVNAGAFGFQTPVYEDMGFLKKGAKVPASAAKK; encoded by the coding sequence ATGTCCCACGACGGCGTCGGCCCGCGCGCGGCCCAGCGCTCGGTCGCCTTCCTCACCGCGGGTGCGCTCGCGGTGCCCCTGCTGGCCGGCTGCGGCTCCGCCGACGAGGCCGGCCGGCCCCTGGCCCGCCAGGACATCGCCCCGGCCGCCCGCGGCCTGGTCGCCGAGGGCGGCACGCTGCGCTGGGCCGTGGACGTGGTCCCGGACACCCTCAACACCTTCCAGTCGGACGCCGACGCCACGACCACCCGGGTCGCCCAGGCCGTCCTGCCCGCGATGTACCGGCTCGACGTGAACGGACGGCCGCGGCGCGACGCCGACTACCTGGAGTCCGCCAAGGTCGTCGACACCGAGCCCAAGCAGGTCGTGCTGTACAAGCTGAACCAGCAGGCCGTCTGGAGCGACGGCCGCGAGATCGGCGCCGCGGACTTCGCCGCCCAGTGGCGCGCCCTGTCGGGCAAGGACAGCGCCTACTGGACCGCTCGCAACGCCGGCTACGACCGCATCGAGAAGATCGAGCGCGGGGCCAACGACCTGGAGGTCCGGGTCACCTTCCGCCGCCCCTACGCCGACTGGCGGTCGCTGTTCTCGCCGCTGTACCCGAAGGACGTCATGGGCACGCCCGACTCCTTCAACGACGGGGCCCGCACCAAACTGAAGGTGACCGCCGGGCCGTTCCTCGTGAAGAAGGTCGACCGCAAGAACGACCAGGTGCGCCTGACCCGCAACCCGCGCTGGTGGGGGCGGCCGGCCAAGCTCTCCGAGATCGTGCTGACGGCCGTCCCCCGGGGCGAGCGGGCGTCCGCGCTGGCCGCCGGGAAGCTCGATCTGGCCGAGGTCGACCCGGCCGCCGCGCAGCGGGTCGACGGCGCCACGAACGGCGCGGCCGGACCGCTCGCCGGTCCCGGCGCCGGGCGCACCGCCGCGAAGGCGCTGCGCTCCTGGGCCCTCGCCCACGGCTCCGACGAGGACGCGGCCGAGGACGAGGTGCAGGCCCGTACGAAGCTGACCAGGGCGATCGCCCAGTGGGAGCGGCAGCAGAAGGCGCTGCGCGCATTCGAGGTGCGCAGATCGCTGGAGCCGGCGTACACCCAGCTGGCGCTGAACGGCGCGGCCGGGCCGCTGGCGGACGAGCGGGTGCGGCGGGCCGTCGCCCGCGCGCTGGACCGCAAGGAACTGGCCAAGCTCGTGCTGAAGCCGCTGGGCCTGCCCGCACAGCCCGTCGGCAGCCACCTGGCCCTGGCCGGGCAGGACGCGTACGCCGACAACAGCGGGGCGCTGGGCGGGCAGGACACGTCCGAGGCGCAGGCGCTGCTCGCGGACGCCGGCTGGGTGCTCGGAGGCCCGGTCAAGGAGCAGCCGAAGGGCGAGAAGGCGGCCGGGTCGGCGGGGAAGAAGGCCGCCGACTCCGCGGACGGCGACGACGGCGCCCACGTCGTCGGCGAGGACGACAAGGCGTCGGCCGAGACGGGCCGCGAGGAGAAGCGGCACGCCCTCAAGGGCGAGAACGCGCGGAAGGGCGAGGACGGCGGGCAGCAGCTCGCCCAGGACGGCAAGCAGTACAAGCAGCTGCACCCGGGGGGCGCGCCCGGCGCGTACGCCCCGAAGGGCACCGCGGCGCCGAAGGGCAGTGCCGCGCCGGCCGTGGCCGCGGGGAAGGCGTTGGCCAAGAACGGCAAGGCGCTCAGCCTGCGGTTCGTGCTGCCGTCCGGCCCGGGGTCGGAGTCGCTGGCGGCGGTCGCCGAGCGGATCACGAGGATGCTGGCGAAGGTCGGCATCCGCACGGAGATCACCAAGGTCTCGGACGAGAGCTACTTCAAGGACCACATCGCCTCCGGCCAGTACGACCTCGCCCTGTACTCCTGGCCCGCGTCCGCCTTCCCCGCCACCGACGCCCGGCCGATCTACGCCAAGCCGGTGCCGGCCGCCGACGGCTCGCTGAGCGTCGAGCAGAACTACACGCGGGTCGGCACCGACCAGGTCGACCAGTTGTTCGACCGAGCCCTCTCGACCCTGGACGCGGACGAGGAGCGGTCCCTGATCCGCAAGGCCGACTCCCGCATCTGGGCGGCCGCCGGATCGATTCCTCTCTACCAGCGCCCCCAGCTGACGGCGGTACGGAAGACCGTGGTCAACGCGGGCGCCTTCGGTTTCCAGACCCCCGTCTACGAGGACATGGGATTCCTGAAGAAGGGCGCGAAGGTCCCCGCGAGCGCCGCCAAGAAGTGA
- the typA gene encoding translational GTPase TypA: MATRHDIRNVAIVAHVDHGKTTLVDAMLKQAGAFAAHAAESLDDRMMDSNDLEREKGITILAKNTAVKYHPKDGGDVVTINIIDTPGHADFGGEVERGLSMVDAVVLLVDASEGPLPQTRFVLRKALQARLPVILCINKTDRPDSRIDEVVNEAYDLFLDLDADEDQIEFPIVYACARDGVASLTKPEDGTVPKDSDNLEPFFSTILSHVPAPEYDEEAPLQAHVTNLDADNFLGRIALLRVEEGELRKGQTVTWIKRDGTMSNVRITELLMTEALTRKPAEKAGPGDICAVAGIPEIMIGETLADPENPIALPLITVDEPAISMTIGTNTSPLVGRGGTGKGADNKAAVKDRKVTARQVKDRLDRELVGNVSLRVLDTERPDAWEVQGRGELALAILVEQMRREGFELTIGKPQVVTKDVDGKVYEPVERMTIDVPEEHMGAVTQLMGVRKGRMDNMSNHGSGWVRMEFVVPSRGLIGFRTEFLTGTRGTGIAHSIHEGHEPWFGTLTTRNNGSLVADRAGAVTAFAMTNLQERGVLFTDPGTEVYEGMIVGENSRSDDMDVNITKEKKLTNMRSSSADSFEAIVPPRKLSLEQSLEFCRDDECVEVTPEAVRIRKVVLDQRDRARTASRAKHG, translated from the coding sequence ATGGCCACGCGCCACGACATTCGCAACGTAGCCATCGTCGCCCACGTCGACCACGGCAAGACGACTCTGGTCGACGCCATGCTCAAGCAGGCCGGCGCCTTCGCCGCGCACGCCGCCGAGTCGCTCGACGACCGCATGATGGACTCGAACGACCTGGAGCGTGAGAAGGGCATCACGATCCTCGCCAAGAACACGGCGGTGAAGTACCACCCCAAGGACGGGGGGGACGTCGTGACCATCAACATCATCGACACCCCCGGTCACGCCGACTTCGGCGGTGAGGTCGAGCGTGGTCTGTCGATGGTCGACGCCGTCGTGCTGCTGGTGGACGCCTCCGAGGGCCCGCTGCCGCAGACCCGCTTCGTGCTGCGCAAGGCGCTGCAGGCCCGCCTGCCCGTCATCCTGTGCATCAACAAGACGGACCGGCCCGACTCGCGCATCGACGAGGTCGTCAACGAGGCCTACGACCTCTTCCTCGACCTCGACGCCGACGAGGACCAGATCGAGTTCCCGATCGTCTACGCGTGTGCGCGGGACGGCGTCGCCTCGCTGACCAAGCCGGAGGACGGCACGGTCCCGAAGGACAGCGACAACCTGGAGCCCTTCTTCTCCACGATCCTGTCGCACGTCCCGGCTCCGGAGTACGACGAGGAGGCTCCGCTCCAGGCGCACGTCACCAACCTGGACGCCGACAACTTCCTCGGCCGTATCGCGCTGCTGCGCGTCGAGGAGGGCGAGCTGCGCAAGGGGCAGACCGTCACGTGGATCAAGCGTGACGGCACGATGTCCAACGTGCGCATCACCGAGCTGCTGATGACCGAGGCGCTCACCCGCAAGCCCGCCGAGAAGGCCGGCCCGGGCGACATCTGCGCCGTCGCCGGTATCCCGGAGATCATGATCGGCGAGACCCTCGCCGACCCCGAGAACCCGATCGCGCTGCCGCTCATCACGGTCGACGAGCCGGCCATCTCGATGACCATCGGCACCAACACCTCGCCGCTGGTCGGCCGTGGCGGTACCGGCAAGGGCGCCGACAACAAGGCCGCGGTCAAGGACCGCAAGGTCACCGCGCGTCAGGTCAAGGACCGGCTGGACCGCGAGCTCGTCGGTAACGTCAGCCTCCGTGTCCTGGACACCGAGCGTCCGGACGCCTGGGAGGTGCAGGGCCGCGGTGAGCTGGCGCTGGCCATCCTGGTCGAGCAGATGCGCCGTGAGGGCTTCGAGCTGACCATCGGCAAGCCGCAGGTCGTCACGAAGGACGTCGACGGCAAGGTCTACGAGCCCGTCGAGCGCATGACGATCGACGTGCCCGAGGAGCACATGGGCGCCGTCACGCAGCTCATGGGCGTCCGCAAGGGCCGGATGGACAACATGTCCAACCACGGCTCGGGCTGGGTCCGCATGGAGTTCGTCGTCCCCTCCCGCGGTCTCATCGGCTTCCGTACCGAGTTCCTGACCGGTACGCGCGGCACGGGCATCGCCCACTCCATCCACGAGGGCCACGAGCCGTGGTTCGGCACGCTGACGACCCGTAACAACGGCTCGCTGGTCGCCGACCGCGCCGGCGCCGTCACCGCGTTCGCGATGACGAACCTCCAGGAGCGCGGCGTACTGTTCACCGACCCCGGCACCGAGGTGTACGAGGGCATGATCGTCGGCGAGAACTCGCGCTCCGACGACATGGACGTGAACATCACCAAGGAGAAGAAGCTCACGAACATGCGGTCGTCCTCGGCCGACTCGTTCGAGGCGATCGTCCCGCCGCGCAAGCTGTCGCTGGAGCAGTCGCTGGAGTTCTGCCGTGACGACGAGTGCGTCGAGGTGACCCCGGAGGCGGTCCGCATCCGCAAGGTCGTGCTCGACCAGCGCGACCGCGCGCGCACCGCCAGCCGCGCCAAGCACGGCTGA